Genomic DNA from Brenneria izadpanahii:
GCGCGGCCTGCTGCTGGATGAATGGGACGATGACTGGCGAAACCTGACCCGCCGGCTGGAGTGCGCGTCCATTCATCTCAATCACCATTTACTCACCGCGGAACGGGTTGCATTACTGAAGGCGGCCGGGCTGCGCATTCTGGTTTATACCGTCAATCAACCAGAGCGGGCCAAAACGTTGCTTAATTGGGGCGTTGACTGTATCTGTACTGACCGGATAGATTTAATCGGGGCGGATTTTGCTACCGGCTAAAATCAACCCATTTATCTCTTTTCAGCTAGGTGCCGGTTACTAAGGAATTGGCTCAATGCCTCCATTTATTAGTTCGCTCTGGCACCAGATTTTTCTATCTTTACCGCTATTTATTTTGATCGCACTGGGTTATGGCCTGATCCGCTACGGGAAATGGCCGTCAACCATTACCGACGGCATGAGCCGCTTTGTCTTCTCGGTGGCGATGCCGGCGATGTTGTTTCGCCTGATGAGCGACTTCTCCAAACGTCCGATGGTTGATGCCCGCCTGTTGATCGCCTTTTTCGGCAGTTGCCTGCTCGTTTTTATACTGGGCCGTCTTGTCGCGCGTAAGGTTTTTCAACTGGATGGCGTATCCGGATCGATTTTTGCGCTCAGCGGCATCTTTTCCAACAATGTGGTGCTCGGGTTGCCGATCGCCTCGCTGATGCTGGGCGAAGAGGCGATACCTTCCGTCGCGCTGGTGGTGGTGTTTAACGGTTTAATCCTTTGGACGCTGGTGACGGTCTCGGTCGAGTGGGCGCGCAATGGGGCGCTATCTCTGCAAGGCTTTACCAAAACCGCGCTGGGGGTGCTGAAAAATCCGCTGATTATCGGCATCCTGTCCGGGACGGCGTTCAGCCTGACCGGGTTTCCACTGCCGTATTATGTCGACCAGCCGCTAAATATGCTGGGGCAGATCGCCATGCCGTTATCGCTGATCGCCCTGGGGATGGGGCTGGCGGAATACCAGATCCGCGACGGCCTGCACATCAGCATCGCTATC
This window encodes:
- a CDS encoding AEC family transporter, which translates into the protein MPPFISSLWHQIFLSLPLFILIALGYGLIRYGKWPSTITDGMSRFVFSVAMPAMLFRLMSDFSKRPMVDARLLIAFFGSCLLVFILGRLVARKVFQLDGVSGSIFALSGIFSNNVVLGLPIASLMLGEEAIPSVALVVVFNGLILWTLVTVSVEWARNGALSLQGFTKTALGVLKNPLIIGILSGTAFSLTGFPLPYYVDQPLNMLGQIAMPLSLIALGMGLAEYQIRDGLHISIAICVIKLLVQPLVIWGIAIAIGLPEIETRAVVLLGSMSVGVNVYLMSRQFNVLGGPVATSLLVSTALAALTTPLILTLMGVRL